A window of Mycolicibacterium fluoranthenivorans contains these coding sequences:
- the msrB gene encoding peptide-methionine (R)-S-oxide reductase MsrB, with protein MTYNKNPGAVDALTPEQYRVTQRDGTERPFTGEYWDNHEPGIYVDVVSGEPLFASTDKFDSGSGWPSFTKPINGSNVVEKRDFSHLMIRTEVRSATADSHLGHLFTDGPRDRGGLRYCINSASLRFIHLDDLEAQGYGEFRTLFPTQEDK; from the coding sequence GTGACGTACAACAAGAATCCCGGGGCAGTGGACGCCCTGACCCCGGAGCAGTACCGGGTCACCCAGCGCGACGGCACGGAACGGCCCTTCACCGGTGAGTATTGGGACAACCACGAACCGGGTATCTACGTCGATGTGGTGTCGGGCGAGCCACTGTTCGCCTCGACCGACAAGTTCGACAGCGGTAGCGGCTGGCCCAGTTTCACGAAACCGATCAACGGCTCGAACGTGGTGGAGAAGCGCGACTTCTCGCACCTGATGATCAGAACCGAAGTGCGGTCGGCCACCGCCGACAGCCACCTCGGCCACCTGTTCACCGACGGGCCCCGCGACCGCGGAGGCTTGCGCTACTGCATCAACTCGGCTTCGCTGAGATTCATCCACCTCGACGACCTCGAGGCGCAGGGGTACGGCGAGTTCCGGACCCTTTTCCCGACACAGGAGGACAAGTGA
- a CDS encoding PaaI family thioesterase, protein MSNSTTAEYPLNTPPGRFGITNLSADAERCAATMPVSGLCNPFTGTPSLAPLAVLVDHIAGFANHLRRPDGHWTVSSELTMEFTPDALAVIASDPAIPVLAESRPVGTATATSLSVCDLSHGGVQIGVGTVRTFYIAVSAPAAPAEEPVANSEPAPGALDALMAVEVAEGGGAEPVLVQHSHPAVNNTLGAVHGGVAAAGLELVGAAALNADRGDAPLNTASLRVNYLRRLISGARSHYTATALHSGRSSGVADARAFDADGRLALVGRLTAYL, encoded by the coding sequence ATGTCGAATTCAACGACGGCGGAGTATCCGCTGAACACCCCACCAGGCCGGTTCGGGATCACCAACCTGTCTGCCGATGCCGAACGCTGTGCCGCCACCATGCCGGTATCGGGCCTGTGCAACCCGTTCACCGGCACGCCGAGCCTCGCTCCGCTGGCCGTGCTCGTCGATCACATCGCCGGCTTCGCCAACCACCTGCGCCGCCCCGACGGCCACTGGACGGTCTCCAGCGAGCTGACCATGGAGTTCACCCCGGACGCACTGGCCGTGATCGCCTCCGACCCGGCCATCCCGGTGCTCGCGGAGAGCCGGCCGGTGGGCACCGCGACCGCCACGTCGCTGTCCGTCTGTGATCTCAGCCACGGCGGGGTCCAGATCGGGGTGGGCACCGTCCGGACCTTCTACATCGCCGTCTCCGCACCGGCGGCGCCCGCCGAGGAACCGGTCGCCAATTCCGAGCCCGCACCCGGCGCGCTCGACGCCCTGATGGCCGTCGAGGTGGCCGAGGGCGGCGGCGCCGAGCCGGTGCTCGTGCAGCATTCCCACCCCGCCGTGAACAACACCCTGGGCGCGGTACACGGCGGTGTCGCCGCGGCGGGCCTGGAACTGGTGGGTGCCGCAGCCCTCAACGCCGACCGGGGTGACGCGCCACTGAACACCGCCTCGCTACGGGTGAACTATCTGCGCCGGCTGATCTCCGGTGCGCGATCCCACTACACCGCAACCGCGTTGCACAGCGGGCGCAGCAGTGGCGTGGCCGACGCGCGGGCGTTCGACGCCGACGGCCGGCTGGCCCTGGTCGGGCGACTCACCGCTTACCTCTGA
- a CDS encoding DUF4349 domain-containing protein: protein MALTGCAGGSPVRDHTAPNAAGAPQSKLSDAGGGPPLAPPGEPAPDVKRDIIKTATVTMTAADVPATADKAADIATAAGGRVDNRSEDAGSGTGRAHISLVLRVPAAKLDAALGDIKKLGTVDSMQISSDDVTAQRVDLDARITALQTSVDRLLGIMRDAKDPEALIKAEDALSQRQADLDSLRAQRAALGAQIDYSTVNVEIRAERVGGPAPQEYRGFLGQVERGWDLLVAAVSNVVLAFGLMLPWLAAAAVLSAIGYGIVKLVRARRS from the coding sequence GTGGCGCTCACCGGATGTGCCGGCGGGTCCCCGGTGCGTGACCACACCGCACCGAATGCGGCCGGAGCCCCGCAGTCCAAACTCTCCGATGCCGGCGGCGGCCCGCCGTTGGCGCCGCCCGGTGAGCCCGCACCGGACGTGAAACGCGACATCATCAAAACGGCGACGGTGACGATGACCGCCGCCGATGTGCCGGCCACGGCCGACAAGGCCGCCGACATCGCGACCGCGGCGGGTGGCCGCGTCGACAACCGGTCCGAGGACGCCGGTTCGGGGACCGGCCGGGCGCACATCTCGCTGGTGCTGCGGGTGCCCGCAGCGAAACTCGATGCGGCGCTGGGTGATATCAAGAAGCTCGGCACGGTGGACAGCATGCAGATCAGCTCCGACGACGTGACCGCGCAGCGGGTCGACCTGGATGCGCGCATCACCGCACTGCAGACCTCGGTGGACCGGCTGCTGGGCATCATGCGCGATGCCAAGGATCCGGAGGCGCTGATCAAGGCCGAGGACGCGCTGTCGCAGCGGCAGGCGGATCTGGACAGCCTGCGTGCGCAGCGTGCCGCACTCGGTGCCCAGATCGACTACAGCACCGTGAACGTGGAGATCCGCGCCGAGCGTGTCGGAGGCCCCGCACCGCAGGAGTACCGCGGTTTCCTCGGGCAGGTGGAACGCGGCTGGGACCTGCTGGTGGCCGCGGTGTCGAATGTCGTGCTGGCCTTCGGACTGATGCTCCCGTGGCTGGCGGCGGCGGCGGTCCTCAGCGCGATCGGATACGGAATCGTGAAGCTGGTGCGCGCCCGTCGTTCGTGA
- a CDS encoding SRPBCC family protein — MGTSAPAAASADVTIAASPEAVYALITDLQTMATLAEETHAMEWVTGNAAAPGAVFKGHNRNGSKKWTTKCTVTAAEPGRTFAFDVKSTGLPIAHWRYDITATDGGCTVTEQTWDRRPGWFKPLAGLATGVSNRDTANAEHIKVTLARLKAKAEG; from the coding sequence ATGGGAACCTCCGCACCGGCCGCTGCGAGCGCCGACGTCACCATCGCCGCCTCACCCGAGGCGGTATACGCGCTGATCACCGACCTGCAGACGATGGCGACGCTGGCCGAGGAGACGCACGCCATGGAGTGGGTCACCGGTAATGCGGCGGCCCCGGGCGCGGTATTCAAGGGCCACAACCGCAACGGGTCGAAGAAGTGGACCACCAAGTGCACCGTGACCGCCGCCGAGCCGGGCCGGACCTTCGCCTTCGACGTGAAGTCCACGGGCCTGCCGATCGCGCACTGGCGATATGACATCACGGCGACCGACGGCGGGTGCACGGTCACCGAGCAGACGTGGGACCGCAGGCCCGGCTGGTTCAAGCCGCTTGCCGGCCTGGCCACCGGTGTCAGCAACCGCGACACGGCGAATGCCGAACACATCAAGGTCACCTTGGCCCGGCTGAAGGCCAAGGCCGAGGGCTGA
- a CDS encoding alpha/beta fold hydrolase: MWIRPVLAAALLAIAVGAGPPAAADTSRLVPIGDGRSLFLDCQGSGGPTVFVIPGKGSYAQAWNAAIAPDDPVRASPYDLIEEAEPGLTPVSTQPLVARTTRICTYDRPGTRPDGSDRSTAVPQPHHVRDDVDDVVKLIAAAHLPTPMVFVAHSYGALILDLLARTHPELVGGMVFSEPTSEFLMALGRPDQNAAFDRDGRVIDPQSPEAILADDAFGQIAAAPPLPRVPAIVLSADKFAPPWALTPDNYTQAQIHAANDLLAAALGTTNVVLPGTGHNQMLYQPQAVADQITGVVARVRDGN; this comes from the coding sequence ATGTGGATCCGGCCGGTCCTGGCCGCCGCACTGCTCGCCATCGCCGTCGGCGCGGGGCCGCCCGCCGCCGCCGACACCTCGCGCCTGGTGCCTATCGGCGACGGGCGCTCCCTGTTCCTGGACTGTCAGGGATCCGGGGGGCCAACGGTGTTCGTCATCCCCGGGAAAGGCAGTTACGCGCAGGCCTGGAACGCCGCCATCGCGCCCGACGACCCGGTCCGGGCGTCCCCGTACGACCTCATCGAGGAGGCCGAGCCTGGACTCACCCCGGTCTCCACGCAGCCGCTGGTCGCCAGGACCACCCGGATCTGCACCTACGATCGACCCGGCACCCGCCCGGACGGCAGCGACCGCTCCACGGCGGTACCGCAACCGCACCATGTCCGCGACGATGTCGACGACGTCGTGAAACTTATTGCCGCGGCACATCTTCCGACGCCCATGGTGTTCGTCGCGCACTCCTACGGCGCGCTGATCCTGGATCTGCTGGCCCGCACCCACCCCGAACTGGTCGGCGGGATGGTGTTCTCCGAGCCGACATCGGAGTTCCTGATGGCGCTGGGCCGGCCGGATCAGAACGCCGCCTTCGACCGGGACGGCAGGGTGATCGACCCGCAGAGCCCCGAAGCGATCCTGGCCGATGACGCCTTCGGGCAGATCGCCGCGGCACCTCCCCTGCCCCGAGTGCCCGCCATCGTGCTCAGTGCGGACAAGTTCGCGCCCCCGTGGGCGCTCACACCGGACAATTACACGCAGGCGCAGATACACGCCGCCAACGATCTGCTGGCGGCCGCACTGGGCACCACCAATGTGGTCCTCCCCGGCACCGGCCACAACCAGATGCTGTATCAGCCGCAGGCCGTCGCCGACCAGATCACCGGCGTCGTCGCGCGGGTCCGCGACGGGAACTAA
- the msrA gene encoding peptide-methionine (S)-S-oxide reductase MsrA: protein MQDLIRKQPGVVSTRVGYTGGRNDHPTYRNHPGHAEAIEIVYDPALTDYRALLEFFFQIHDPSTKDRQGNDIGSSYRSAIFYVDDEQKQVALDTIADVDASGLWPGKVVTEVVPEADFWQAEPEHQDYLVRYPSGYTCHFPRPGWKLPKRAEV from the coding sequence ATGCAGGACCTGATCCGCAAGCAGCCCGGTGTCGTGTCCACCCGGGTCGGCTACACGGGCGGCCGAAACGACCACCCGACCTACCGCAACCACCCCGGCCACGCCGAGGCGATCGAGATCGTCTACGACCCGGCGCTGACCGACTACCGGGCGCTGCTGGAGTTCTTCTTCCAGATCCACGACCCGTCCACGAAGGACCGGCAGGGCAATGACATCGGCAGCAGCTACCGGTCGGCGATCTTCTACGTCGACGATGAGCAGAAGCAGGTGGCGCTGGACACCATCGCCGATGTGGACGCCTCGGGCCTGTGGCCCGGCAAGGTGGTGACCGAAGTGGTGCCCGAGGCCGACTTCTGGCAGGCCGAACCGGAGCATCAGGACTACCTGGTGCGCTACCCGTCGGGCTACACCTGCCACTTCCCGCGACCGGGCTGGAAGCTGCCCAAGCGGGCCGAGGTCTAA
- a CDS encoding DUF427 domain-containing protein translates to MTDRLVLEPGPEHPITITPTGRRVTVRVDGAVVADTDDALTLQESSYPAVQYLPLADVVPGVLTRSDTSTYCPYKGEAGYYDVAGVPDAIWTYEQPYPAVAAIAGRVAFYPDKADITLAP, encoded by the coding sequence ATGACCGATCGTCTTGTGCTCGAGCCCGGCCCGGAGCACCCCATCACCATCACACCCACCGGCCGGCGGGTCACGGTGCGGGTCGACGGCGCCGTCGTCGCCGATACCGACGATGCGCTGACCCTGCAGGAGTCGAGCTACCCGGCCGTCCAGTACCTACCGCTGGCCGATGTCGTTCCCGGCGTGCTGACCCGCAGCGACACCTCGACCTACTGCCCGTACAAGGGTGAGGCGGGGTACTACGACGTGGCCGGCGTGCCGGATGCCATCTGGACCTACGAGCAGCCTTACCCGGCGGTGGCCGCGATCGCGGGCCGGGTGGCGTTCTATCCGGACAAGGCCGATATCACCCTGGCCCCCTAA
- a CDS encoding DNA-3-methyladenine glycosylase family protein, translated as MPTSRVAFTGPVSPGLTLFPLRRGPGDPCFRVVDGVIWRASLMPTGPVTARISSTRNVAECEAWGAGADEFLDGLPDYLGADDDASGFAPTEPTIAEAHRRVPHLRLGRTGRVLEALIPAIIEQRVSGKDAFRAWRLLVTKYGAPAPGPAPSGMRVPPTAEVWRRIPSWEFHRANVDPGRARTIVGCAQRADALERCRSEAGLRSLPGVGEWTAAETMQRAFGDADAVSVGDYHLSNMVGMTLLGHRIDDAAMLELLEPMRPHRQRVVRLLEASGLARNPRFGARQAIPNLKAL; from the coding sequence GTGCCGACGAGCAGGGTGGCCTTCACCGGTCCCGTCAGCCCGGGCCTGACGCTCTTCCCGTTGCGCCGCGGGCCCGGTGACCCGTGCTTCCGCGTGGTGGACGGTGTGATCTGGCGCGCCAGCCTGATGCCCACCGGTCCGGTGACGGCCCGGATCAGCAGCACCCGCAACGTTGCCGAATGCGAGGCGTGGGGTGCCGGCGCGGACGAGTTCCTGGACGGGCTACCGGACTACCTGGGTGCCGATGACGACGCGTCGGGTTTCGCGCCGACCGAGCCGACGATCGCCGAGGCGCACCGCAGGGTGCCGCATTTGAGGCTGGGCCGAACCGGGCGGGTGCTGGAGGCGCTGATCCCGGCGATCATCGAACAACGGGTGTCGGGCAAGGATGCGTTCCGGGCCTGGCGGCTGTTGGTGACGAAATACGGTGCCCCCGCGCCGGGCCCGGCGCCGTCGGGGATGCGGGTGCCGCCGACGGCCGAGGTGTGGCGGCGCATCCCGTCCTGGGAATTCCACCGCGCCAACGTCGATCCCGGCCGGGCCCGCACCATCGTGGGCTGCGCGCAGCGGGCCGACGCGTTGGAGCGCTGTCGGAGTGAGGCGGGTTTGCGGTCGTTGCCCGGCGTGGGGGAGTGGACCGCCGCCGAGACGATGCAGCGCGCCTTCGGCGACGCCGACGCCGTGTCGGTGGGTGACTATCACCTGTCCAACATGGTGGGTATGACGTTGCTGGGGCACCGCATCGACGACGCGGCCATGCTCGAGCTGCTCGAGCCGATGCGGCCACACCGCCAGCGGGTGGTGCGGCTGCTCGAGGCCAGCGGCCTGGCGCGCAATCCGAGATTCGGTGCGCGCCAGGCCATTCCGAACTTGAAGGCGCTCTAG
- a CDS encoding class I SAM-dependent methyltransferase, whose product MLATFYAKALDADLPNSILHDRWAKQIVDRIDYDWSRTTITAANSPAVTTRSAHFDRWTRQFLTANPHAVVLHLGCGLDSRFFRVGPGPDVLWYDIDYPEVAALREQLYPAADGYRVVSASVTDPGWLADIPRDRPVLMLGEGLTMYLTEADGVALLRRIVAHFPSGELQFDAFSRFGIRTQWSNAVVRRSGATLYWGINRPDEIVAAVPGVRLLAWQSPFETDSFGQVSWAFRVLGRAMSGVRATKYMAQYHRYAF is encoded by the coding sequence ATGCTCGCGACGTTCTACGCCAAGGCCCTCGATGCCGACCTGCCGAATTCGATCTTGCACGACAGGTGGGCCAAACAGATCGTCGACCGCATCGACTACGACTGGTCCCGCACCACCATCACTGCAGCGAATTCCCCTGCGGTGACCACCCGTTCGGCGCACTTCGACCGCTGGACGCGCCAGTTCCTCACCGCGAATCCGCACGCCGTGGTGCTGCATCTGGGATGCGGGCTGGACAGCCGGTTCTTCCGGGTCGGGCCCGGACCTGACGTGCTGTGGTACGACATCGACTATCCCGAGGTGGCTGCGCTGCGGGAGCAGCTCTACCCTGCCGCCGACGGGTATCGGGTGGTTTCCGCCTCGGTGACCGACCCCGGCTGGCTGGCCGATATCCCACGCGACCGCCCGGTGCTGATGCTCGGCGAAGGTCTCACCATGTACCTGACCGAGGCCGACGGCGTGGCGCTGCTGCGGCGGATCGTGGCGCACTTCCCCAGTGGGGAACTGCAATTCGACGCCTTCAGCCGGTTCGGGATCAGGACGCAGTGGAGCAACGCGGTGGTGCGCAGGTCGGGTGCGACGCTGTACTGGGGCATCAACCGGCCCGACGAGATCGTGGCGGCGGTGCCCGGCGTGCGACTGCTGGCGTGGCAGTCCCCGTTCGAAACGGACAGCTTCGGCCAGGTGTCGTGGGCGTTCCGGGTGCTGGGCCGGGCGATGTCGGGGGTCCGGGCGACGAAGTACATGGCGCAGTACCACCGCTACGCGTTTTAG
- a CDS encoding cytochrome P450, protein MTETALKTSEQPASVRAVHLPPGPRVARSLQGIAFALFRRPMTEMLVRRYGPAVTISLPVFGQTVIVADPHLAKQLFTAHTDDVGNIQPNLSRVLGPGSVFALDRAEHRRRRKLLTPPFHGKSIKNYERIFEEETLREATDWPVGQEFPTLEPMMRITLNAILRAVFGADGAHLDELRRIIPPWVTLGSRVATMPSPKRDYGRLSPWGRLAEYRRRYDNVVGRLIDEVRADPGLADRDDVLALLLRSTYEDGTAMSRQDIADELLTLLAAGHETTASTLAWVFERISRHPQVLARLVDEADGDGNEYRQAVILETQRNRTVIDFAGRHVHSPTFEMGEWVVPQGHSIMVSLSQLHQREFADADRFDPERFMGTRPPLAWAAYGGGTRRCVGAVFANVEMDIVLRTVLRHFTLTTTTAPGEKVHSRGVAFTPKRGGRVVLRPKA, encoded by the coding sequence ATGACTGAGACGGCCTTGAAGACTTCGGAGCAGCCCGCTTCCGTCCGTGCGGTGCATCTGCCGCCCGGCCCGCGCGTGGCCCGCTCGCTGCAGGGCATCGCCTTCGCCCTGTTCCGCCGGCCGATGACCGAGATGCTGGTTCGCCGGTACGGCCCCGCGGTCACCATCAGCCTGCCGGTGTTCGGCCAGACCGTGATCGTCGCCGACCCACACCTGGCCAAGCAGCTCTTCACCGCCCACACCGACGACGTCGGCAATATCCAGCCGAATCTCTCCCGGGTGCTCGGGCCCGGCTCGGTGTTCGCGCTGGACCGGGCCGAGCACCGCCGCCGCCGCAAGCTGCTGACCCCGCCGTTCCACGGCAAGAGCATCAAGAACTACGAGCGGATCTTCGAGGAGGAGACGCTGCGCGAGGCCACAGACTGGCCCGTCGGGCAGGAGTTTCCGACGCTCGAGCCGATGATGCGGATCACCTTGAACGCGATCCTGCGGGCGGTGTTCGGGGCCGATGGTGCGCACCTGGACGAATTGCGCCGGATCATCCCGCCATGGGTGACGCTGGGCTCCCGGGTGGCCACGATGCCCAGTCCGAAGCGCGATTACGGGCGGCTGAGTCCGTGGGGGCGGTTGGCCGAGTACCGGCGCCGGTACGACAACGTGGTGGGCCGGCTGATCGACGAGGTGCGCGCGGATCCCGGCCTGGCCGATCGCGACGATGTGCTGGCGTTGCTGCTGCGCAGCACCTACGAGGACGGCACCGCGATGTCACGCCAGGACATCGCCGACGAACTCCTGACGTTGCTGGCCGCCGGACACGAGACCACGGCCTCCACTCTGGCCTGGGTGTTCGAGCGGATCAGCCGGCATCCGCAGGTGCTGGCCCGGCTGGTCGACGAGGCGGACGGCGACGGTAACGAGTACCGGCAGGCCGTCATCCTGGAGACCCAGCGCAACCGCACCGTCATCGACTTCGCGGGTAGACATGTCCATTCGCCGACCTTCGAGATGGGTGAATGGGTTGTCCCGCAAGGTCATTCGATCATGGTCAGCCTCTCGCAGCTGCACCAGCGCGAGTTCGCGGACGCCGACCGATTCGATCCCGAGCGCTTCATGGGGACCCGGCCGCCGCTGGCCTGGGCGGCTTACGGCGGTGGCACCCGCCGCTGCGTCGGCGCCGTGTTCGCGAATGTGGAGATGGACATCGTGCTGCGCACGGTGTTGCGGCACTTCACCCTCACCACGACCACCGCGCCGGGGGAGAAGGTGCACTCACGAGGAGTGGCCTTCACGCCCAAGCGCGGCGGCCGGGTGGTGTTGCGCCCTAAGGCTTAG
- a CDS encoding TetR family transcriptional regulator: protein MSDAAVESTRRRLSAKQADTVERLGNAAIGLLNREGFAALTVRRVAADAGVGAATAYTYFSSKEHLVAEVFWRRLAASAPTEPGDGDAAARAIGVLRHIALLVADEPEFAGAVTSALLARDADVEVLRQRIGLDIRQRLMAALGPGTDIAVIETLELLYSGALVRAGMGYVSYADIAPRLERSARLILG from the coding sequence GTGTCCGACGCGGCTGTGGAGTCGACTCGGCGGCGTCTGAGCGCCAAGCAGGCCGATACCGTCGAGCGCCTTGGCAACGCCGCGATCGGACTGCTCAACCGCGAAGGTTTCGCCGCACTGACCGTGCGCCGGGTGGCCGCGGATGCGGGCGTGGGGGCGGCCACCGCCTACACCTACTTCTCCTCGAAGGAACACCTTGTCGCCGAGGTGTTCTGGCGCCGGCTCGCGGCGTCGGCACCCACCGAGCCCGGTGACGGCGACGCGGCGGCCAGGGCGATCGGGGTGCTGCGCCACATCGCGCTGCTGGTGGCCGACGAACCCGAGTTCGCCGGTGCCGTCACCAGTGCCCTACTGGCCCGCGATGCCGATGTCGAGGTGTTGCGCCAGCGCATCGGCCTCGACATCCGGCAGCGGCTGATGGCCGCGCTCGGTCCTGGAACCGATATCGCCGTCATCGAGACGCTGGAGCTGCTCTATTCGGGTGCCCTGGTCCGCGCGGGCATGGGGTACGTCTCCTATGCCGATATCGCGCCGCGCCTGGAGCGTTCGGCGCGGCTGATCCTGGGCTGA
- a CDS encoding nuclear transport factor 2 family protein, with the protein MTSRLFTRAELAEAFAQFERTVAGAAETRNWDPWVDQYTEDVEYIEHAAGTMRGREQVRPWIWKTMESFPGSYMTAFPALWTVIDEPTGRVICELDNPMRDPGDGTIISATNISIVTYAGDGLWRRQEDIYNPLRFVSAAMKWCKKAGELGTLPDEAAAWMRDMKGGR; encoded by the coding sequence GTGACGAGCAGGCTGTTCACCCGTGCCGAGCTGGCAGAGGCATTCGCGCAATTCGAGCGGACCGTCGCCGGTGCCGCCGAGACGCGGAATTGGGATCCGTGGGTCGACCAGTACACCGAGGACGTCGAGTACATCGAACACGCGGCGGGCACCATGCGTGGCCGCGAACAGGTGCGGCCGTGGATCTGGAAGACCATGGAATCCTTCCCCGGCAGCTATATGACCGCGTTCCCGGCGTTGTGGACCGTGATCGATGAGCCGACCGGCCGGGTGATCTGCGAGCTGGACAACCCGATGCGCGATCCCGGCGACGGCACCATCATCAGCGCCACGAACATCTCGATCGTCACCTACGCCGGCGACGGGCTGTGGCGGCGCCAGGAGGACATCTACAACCCGCTGCGGTTCGTGTCGGCGGCCATGAAGTGGTGCAAGAAGGCCGGGGAGCTGGGCACGCTGCCCGACGAGGCGGCGGCATGGATGCGGGACATGAAGGGTGGGAGATGA
- a CDS encoding NAD-dependent epimerase/dehydratase family protein — MTSLVIGGNGYLGSHVVRALVEDGEEVRVMVREGANTIGIDDLDVTRFVGDIWDDAALRAAMTGVDVVYYCVVDTRGWLRDPAPLFRTNVEGTRHVLDIATEPEIASGLKKFVFTSSYATVGRRRGRVATEADVISEKGLTPYVRSRVQAERLVLQYARERGLPAVAMCVSTTYGGRDWGRTPHGEIIAGAAFGKLPFVMSGIELEAVGVNDAARALIKAAARGRVGERYLISEKMISNAEVARIAAEAAGVPAPAKSLPLPLTYLLATLGTVKGRLKGTDEKLSLASLRLMRAEAPVDCSKARRELDWAPTPVEQSIREAARFWVGLREARRKSKAG, encoded by the coding sequence ATGACGTCCCTGGTGATCGGCGGCAACGGCTACCTGGGTTCGCACGTGGTGCGCGCCCTGGTCGAGGACGGCGAGGAGGTCCGGGTGATGGTGCGCGAGGGCGCCAACACCATCGGGATCGACGACCTGGACGTGACGCGCTTCGTCGGTGACATCTGGGACGACGCCGCCCTGCGCGCGGCGATGACGGGAGTCGATGTCGTCTACTACTGCGTCGTCGACACCCGCGGCTGGCTACGTGACCCGGCGCCGCTGTTCCGGACCAACGTCGAGGGCACGCGCCACGTGCTCGATATCGCGACCGAGCCCGAAATCGCCTCTGGCCTCAAGAAGTTCGTGTTCACCAGCAGCTATGCCACGGTCGGCCGGCGCCGCGGGCGGGTGGCCACCGAAGCCGACGTCATCTCCGAGAAGGGGCTGACGCCCTACGTACGGTCGCGGGTTCAGGCCGAACGGCTGGTGCTGCAGTATGCGCGTGAGCGCGGCCTGCCGGCGGTGGCCATGTGCGTGTCCACCACCTACGGCGGTAGGGACTGGGGCCGGACCCCGCACGGCGAGATCATCGCCGGCGCCGCGTTCGGCAAGCTGCCGTTCGTGATGAGCGGGATCGAGCTCGAGGCCGTCGGGGTCAACGACGCCGCGCGTGCGCTGATCAAGGCCGCCGCCCGGGGCCGGGTCGGCGAGCGCTACCTGATCTCGGAGAAGATGATCAGCAATGCCGAGGTGGCGCGGATCGCCGCGGAAGCCGCCGGAGTGCCCGCCCCGGCCAAGTCGCTGCCGCTGCCGCTGACCTACCTGCTGGCCACCCTGGGCACGGTGAAGGGCAGGCTGAAGGGCACCGACGAGAAACTCTCCCTGGCCTCGCTGCGGCTGATGCGTGCCGAGGCGCCGGTTGACTGCAGCAAGGCCAGACGCGAACTCGACTGGGCGCCAACACCTGTCGAGCAATCCATTCGGGAGGCGGCGCGGTTCTGGGTGGGGCTGCGCGAGGCGCGGCGCAAGAGTAAGGCCGGCTGA
- the aqpZ gene encoding aquaporin Z has translation MSRPTMRHRLAAEFIGTFWLVLGGCGSAVFAAKFVAGDGTSLGIGFLGVALAFGLTVLTGVYAFGTISGGHFNPAVTLGAALARRVEWSALPFYWVAQVLGGLVAGGVIYFVASGQQGWRATGNMAANGYGAHSPGGFSLVAVLVTEVVLTAIFLLVILGSTDDRAPKGFAGLSIGLTLTLIHLISIPISNTSVNPARSTAVAFFNGDGAPAQLWAFWLAPLVGAAIAGVAYPFLFGVAEQLADRPDRDSALERSN, from the coding sequence ATGTCAAGACCTACCATGCGCCATCGGCTGGCCGCCGAATTCATCGGAACATTCTGGCTCGTTCTCGGCGGCTGCGGTAGCGCTGTCTTCGCCGCCAAGTTCGTGGCCGGCGACGGCACCTCGCTCGGCATCGGATTCCTCGGCGTAGCACTGGCATTCGGCCTCACCGTGCTCACCGGTGTCTACGCCTTCGGCACCATCTCCGGCGGTCATTTCAATCCGGCGGTGACGCTCGGCGCGGCCTTGGCCCGGCGGGTGGAATGGTCGGCGCTGCCCTTCTATTGGGTGGCCCAGGTGCTCGGCGGCCTGGTGGCCGGCGGTGTCATCTACTTCGTGGCCAGCGGCCAGCAGGGCTGGCGCGCGACCGGCAACATGGCGGCCAACGGTTACGGGGCGCACTCACCGGGCGGGTTCTCGCTGGTGGCCGTGCTGGTCACCGAGGTCGTCCTGACGGCGATCTTCCTGTTGGTGATCCTCGGCTCCACCGATGATCGGGCGCCGAAAGGCTTTGCCGGCCTTTCCATCGGCCTCACCCTGACGCTGATCCACCTGATCTCCATCCCGATCTCGAACACGTCGGTGAACCCGGCCCGTTCGACGGCGGTGGCGTTCTTCAACGGCGACGGCGCACCCGCCCAGTTGTGGGCGTTCTGGCTGGCACCGCTGGTGGGCGCGGCCATCGCCGGTGTGGCCTATCCGTTCCTGTTCGGCGTCGCCGAACAGCTCGCGGACCGACCGGATCGCGACAGTGCGCTGGAACGGTCCAACTAG